Proteins encoded by one window of Salicibibacter halophilus:
- a CDS encoding Rho termination factor N-terminal domain-containing protein, whose protein sequence is MMGIAGFNRSRLVQDAKPKAKQTDYEYLTARDLKELAKDRGIEGYWGLRKHELIEALVRGE, encoded by the coding sequence ATGATGGGGATTGCAGGTTTTAACCGTTCACGATTGGTGCAAGATGCAAAACCGAAAGCCAAACAAACGGATTACGAATATTTGACGGCTCGCGATTTGAAAGAGTTGGCAAAAGATCGGGGCATCGAGGGATACTGGGGCTTGCGAAAGCACGAACTCATCGAAGCCTTAGTGCGAGGTGAGTAA
- a CDS encoding HK97-gp10 family putative phage morphogenesis protein, which yields MADMKLNGMQELDRALGRRARNANRDVKNIVRRRGASLDRRMKQNATFAGKYTTGATRRSIRLTMSDAGFTATVAPRTNYASYVEWGTRFAAAQPFVRPAFYAERAQFLRDIQNLVR from the coding sequence ATGGCAGACATGAAACTGAACGGAATGCAGGAACTTGATCGGGCGTTAGGTCGCAGGGCAAGAAATGCAAACAGGGATGTCAAAAACATTGTGCGAAGGCGCGGGGCTTCACTTGATCGACGAATGAAGCAAAACGCCACGTTTGCAGGGAAATACACGACAGGCGCGACAAGGCGTTCGATTCGCCTAACAATGTCCGATGCAGGATTCACCGCAACGGTGGCACCGCGCACAAATTACGCATCTTACGTCGAATGGGGGACGAGATTCGCCGCCGCGCAACCGTTCGTCCGTCCTGCTTTTTATGCTGAACGCGCGCAATTTTTACGAGATATACAGAACTTAGTGAGGTGA
- a CDS encoding phage head-tail connector protein, with protein MEDVKKKIKTLVGLEDDKQDAQIGVIIEGISNHLLYLLEKDEVPERLRYIVVEIGVRRYNRLGSEGMQQDSVEGHSVSFYDPEKDFEPYQSIIDNETEREGANGKGQVFFF; from the coding sequence ATGGAAGATGTGAAAAAGAAAATAAAAACGCTTGTCGGGCTTGAAGATGATAAGCAGGACGCGCAAATCGGGGTGATTATTGAGGGTATCAGTAATCACCTTTTGTATTTGTTGGAAAAAGATGAAGTTCCTGAACGATTGCGCTATATCGTTGTTGAAATCGGCGTTCGTCGCTACAACCGATTAGGAAGCGAAGGGATGCAACAAGACAGCGTTGAAGGGCATTCCGTTTCGTTCTATGACCCCGAAAAAGATTTCGAGCCTTATCAAAGCATCATAGACAACGAAACAGAAAGAGAAGGGGCGAACGGCAAAGGGCAGGTGTTCTTCTTTTGA
- a CDS encoding major capsid protein: protein MPTRISDVIVPEVFNDYVIQETAQLSALSQSGIISNNPELDALATSGGRLINMPFWEDLDGDDEVLSDEDPLTPGKITSGRDAAGLLLRGKAWGVNDLAYVLSGDDPAGAIASLVGNYWARRRQKTLISLLKGVFNAESMQSNVLDSDNGFNAESFIDAVHTLGDAEQRLTAMAVHSNTYASMKKQDLIEFARDSQGNPTIPTYIGRRVIVDDGLPRETDRDEDTKYTTYIFGQGAIGLGNGRLNPEYATEVDRDSLQGEDYLINRQSFILHPRGVRFTASEVDGEAPTNSELEDPENWRRVYEPKNVRIVAFKHTLEV, encoded by the coding sequence ATGCCAACAAGAATTAGCGATGTAATCGTACCAGAGGTATTTAACGATTATGTCATCCAAGAAACAGCGCAACTTTCCGCACTCTCTCAAAGCGGCATCATTTCGAACAACCCAGAATTGGACGCGCTAGCCACATCAGGCGGGCGACTTATTAACATGCCTTTCTGGGAAGATTTAGACGGCGACGACGAAGTTCTGTCCGATGAGGACCCACTAACACCAGGCAAAATCACATCAGGCAGAGATGCGGCGGGTCTTTTGCTTCGCGGTAAAGCGTGGGGCGTAAACGACCTAGCTTATGTATTGTCTGGGGATGACCCCGCAGGCGCAATCGCTAGCCTTGTCGGTAACTATTGGGCGCGCCGTCGGCAGAAAACGTTGATTTCCCTTCTTAAAGGTGTATTCAATGCTGAATCTATGCAAAGCAACGTTTTAGATTCAGACAACGGATTCAACGCCGAATCTTTCATCGACGCTGTACACACGTTGGGCGATGCCGAGCAACGGCTTACAGCAATGGCAGTTCATAGTAACACCTATGCATCTATGAAAAAGCAAGATTTGATTGAATTTGCCAGAGACAGCCAGGGCAACCCAACCATCCCAACTTATATTGGTCGCCGTGTCATTGTAGATGACGGCTTGCCGCGCGAAACAGATCGCGACGAGGATACCAAATATACAACTTATATTTTCGGACAAGGCGCTATCGGTCTAGGAAATGGGCGATTAAACCCAGAATATGCGACGGAAGTAGACCGCGATTCCCTTCAAGGTGAAGATTATCTTATTAATCGTCAATCTTTCATCCTTCACCCGCGCGGCGTTCGTTTTACAGCTTCCGAGGTAGACGGCGAAGCACCGACGAACAGCGAACTTGAAGACCCCGAGAATTGGAGAAGGGTATACGAGCCAAAGAACGTGCGGATTGTTGCTTTCAAGCACACCCTAGAGGTTTAA
- a CDS encoding phage major tail protein, TP901-1 family, producing the protein MPEGIEMVDGRNKILLFRLQEKQDEEAAKLVFQTEHTFSYERDMDRIITKDGPILQVGELESTVEITAIQAKDDPVAKMLRNSVIEGKRLEVWELTVDEDAKNDDDKYPAIYAQGYLESWEDVAGAEDEPEVTGTLNIEMHPQFDYATLTADQEAAVQYEFRDTTPRGENGGGGGES; encoded by the coding sequence GTGCCAGAAGGAATTGAAATGGTAGACGGTAGAAATAAAATCTTGCTTTTTCGTTTGCAAGAGAAACAAGACGAAGAAGCCGCGAAGTTAGTGTTCCAAACAGAGCATACATTTTCTTATGAGCGTGATATGGACCGCATTATCACAAAAGACGGACCTATCTTGCAGGTGGGCGAACTTGAATCAACCGTCGAAATCACGGCAATTCAAGCAAAAGATGACCCAGTTGCAAAAATGCTTAGAAATTCAGTGATTGAAGGCAAGCGGCTTGAAGTTTGGGAATTGACCGTCGATGAGGATGCAAAAAACGACGATGACAAATATCCTGCCATTTACGCGCAAGGTTATCTTGAATCCTGGGAAGATGTCGCAGGCGCAGAAGATGAGCCTGAAGTGACTGGAACTCTGAACATTGAAATGCACCCGCAGTTCGATTATGCGACGCTTACCGCAGATCAAGAAGCGGCGGTTCAATACGAGTTCCGTGATACTACACCGCGCGGCGAAAATGGTGGTGGTGGGGGAGAGTCCTAG
- a CDS encoding phage tail domain-containing protein: protein MDVEIEKQNGDKVLLSEIGGNVQDFIVSSISLDTIYESHEGRHGRQDMGAYYEDRTITVPVYFHAYELLHVPLLRDKLFAILNSNEPFYIRELRRPKMRQYAFIEPTEQARMKEGTEDVFVGGKRYLVRPSSDFSFEQEGLYGFTEIEFETVGLPFAESIGTSLDLEESGALQPEIWSHGMGLSFEKESQKYTHKVEEEQEFRIYNASNVAFPVPFQIDFTITISEVGGGDDGIRVTNVTNGSQLTFNGDMGNDDTLVYDKAKVTRNSLNALNEADKEFLTLSTGWNTLRMERASSAKIAVDTRFYYI from the coding sequence TTGGACGTTGAGATCGAAAAACAGAACGGCGATAAAGTTTTACTGTCCGAGATCGGCGGCAACGTTCAAGATTTTATTGTGTCGTCGATCAGCCTAGACACTATCTATGAATCACACGAAGGGCGGCATGGACGGCAAGACATGGGCGCATATTATGAAGATCGAACAATTACCGTTCCTGTTTACTTTCACGCTTATGAGTTGCTACACGTTCCCCTTTTAAGGGATAAACTTTTTGCCATACTGAACAGCAACGAACCCTTTTATATTCGGGAATTGCGCCGACCGAAAATGCGGCAATATGCCTTTATTGAGCCGACGGAACAAGCAAGGATGAAAGAAGGGACGGAAGATGTTTTTGTGGGCGGCAAGCGTTATCTTGTTCGCCCTTCTAGCGACTTTTCTTTCGAGCAAGAAGGGCTGTATGGCTTTACGGAAATTGAGTTCGAGACAGTCGGACTACCTTTTGCGGAATCCATTGGAACATCCTTAGATTTAGAGGAAAGCGGCGCATTGCAACCTGAAATATGGAGCCATGGCATGGGGTTATCTTTTGAAAAGGAATCGCAAAAGTACACCCATAAAGTGGAAGAAGAACAGGAATTTCGCATCTATAACGCAAGCAACGTCGCTTTTCCTGTCCCTTTTCAGATTGATTTCACCATAACCATTAGTGAAGTTGGCGGCGGCGATGACGGAATAAGAGTGACAAACGTCACCAACGGTTCACAGCTTACCTTTAACGGCGATATGGGAAATGACGATACGCTTGTCTATGACAAAGCAAAAGTTACTAGAAACAGCCTGAACGCTTTAAATGAAGCAGACAAAGAGTTTTTAACCCTAAGTACAGGGTGGAACACCTTGCGAATGGAGCGCGCTTCATCGGCAAAAATAGCCGTTGATACGCGCTTTTATTATATCTAA
- a CDS encoding Ig-like domain-containing protein, with product MRRLPQIKKRRFNTSSVILHRAAKMVVVGESPSPETIEVDPSSIDMEVGESQDLSVTVNYDDDSSETVTSDADFETDSNSIASMDGRTVEANNEGDTEITVSYEGLEATVEVEVEESSGGSGDEEGENDE from the coding sequence ATGCGACGCTTACCGCAGATCAAGAAGCGGCGGTTCAATACGAGTTCCGTGATACTACACCGCGCGGCGAAAATGGTGGTGGTGGGGGAGAGTCCTAGCCCCGAAACTATTGAGGTAGATCCATCATCTATTGATATGGAAGTAGGGGAATCGCAGGACTTGTCTGTCACCGTTAATTATGATGACGATTCAAGCGAGACAGTGACATCGGACGCTGATTTTGAAACAGATAGTAACTCTATCGCTTCAATGGACGGCAGAACCGTCGAAGCGAACAACGAAGGCGATACCGAAATAACGGTATCTTATGAAGGATTAGAAGCAACCGTCGAAGTAGAAGTCGAAGAATCTAGCGGCGGTAGCGGCGATGAAGAAGGCGAAAATGACGAATAA
- a CDS encoding tail assembly chaperone, protein MNIEINGKGYELNFGMKFIKEMDKRHFIENNGVRFGNGINMLVVKLDQQDPLIIQDIVEAGLHQVKKDKPSTDDIEQAIEDMAEEKGLNEMTNDFLNELKKKRLLADKIKNTEENIEKEKKKRNQSA, encoded by the coding sequence ATGAATATTGAGATCAACGGCAAAGGTTATGAGTTAAATTTTGGCATGAAGTTCATTAAAGAAATGGACAAGCGGCATTTCATCGAAAATAACGGCGTTCGGTTTGGGAACGGCATTAACATGTTGGTGGTAAAGCTAGACCAACAAGACCCACTGATTATTCAAGATATTGTTGAAGCAGGTCTGCATCAAGTGAAAAAGGATAAGCCTTCGACAGACGACATCGAACAAGCCATTGAAGATATGGCAGAAGAAAAAGGCTTAAACGAAATGACAAATGATTTTTTGAACGAGTTAAAGAAGAAACGACTATTGGCAGACAAAATCAAAAACACCGAAGAAAACATCGAGAAGGAGAAAAAGAAACGGAATCAGAGCGCTTAA
- a CDS encoding phage tail protein, translated as MPSLYCISPNNDHFMMDGKTTLQDEINSDVVLSVDLRSNDINDEFMNEINEMWQIGGVEGPQDQTLWRISHVTFEGVGERSRMNIRARHQFLDDLDNDRIYERYDQSFTANAFFSLVLEDTGYSFALIDDFYALEFEGLGDGESRLESFQRGIERYGAEFEIVGDRIDLREQIERNQPFFLHWRLNASNISKETDAGEFWTYARGYGDYEESEDSVEDIANIQREYTSPLADVVGIRHAPPIKNGSITTTETMDNQLERLVDDSVKVSITADFQALDDYPYSQPQNGDVVTLVDDRINFNSDIRIVEVETERNANGDVINQNVTFGSHRLRERHRSNLQTAADMISELQEGRKTLPFSFLDVATKLATNLLLSANTELIFDNGIIAIDPDDPNNVVLFNSAGLGVSNDGGQEFQNAITGAGIVADVVTAGTLQGINIDGVTITGSEIFQESNGRSLALANGYLESYTNGDLSMTFGQYELDFYDSVDNHIGSFGPAWAASDDSVRGLSLTIEEDFFSIGTRNQGLIRPVFRTSREQNTTIVSGPYNGALQGSSLELYANRRLVSGDVDYDTDMTGIDQPSIIMEQGENANDMTQYYGGANRRNGAVWEVRHRNRDDGSTLRIQAHDSGVDLGGTVTGASIQAQEYVTSSSRNIKRNIEPFQGQALDEINKLDIIHYDLISEIEEGKNVKKTGTIAEESGIFATEDKQAVRTNEVTMYNVKATQELDEKLEMMNSKIEELEKRCAVLEKENERLKNEVKK; from the coding sequence TTGCCTTCTTTGTATTGTATAAGCCCAAACAATGACCATTTCATGATGGACGGAAAGACAACCCTCCAAGATGAAATTAATTCAGACGTTGTTTTAAGCGTTGATTTGCGATCTAACGACATCAACGATGAATTTATGAACGAGATTAACGAAATGTGGCAAATCGGCGGCGTTGAAGGTCCCCAAGATCAAACATTATGGCGTATAAGTCATGTCACCTTTGAAGGTGTCGGAGAACGAAGCAGAATGAACATTCGAGCGCGCCACCAATTCTTAGACGATCTTGATAATGACCGCATTTATGAGCGTTACGATCAAAGCTTCACGGCAAACGCCTTCTTTTCGCTTGTATTAGAGGATACAGGCTATTCATTCGCCCTTATAGACGATTTCTACGCCCTCGAATTTGAAGGGTTGGGCGATGGCGAATCAAGGCTTGAATCATTTCAACGAGGAATTGAGCGATACGGCGCGGAATTTGAGATCGTGGGCGATCGTATAGACTTACGTGAACAAATTGAAAGGAATCAACCCTTTTTTCTTCATTGGCGGCTTAATGCTTCTAATATAAGCAAAGAAACGGATGCGGGCGAGTTTTGGACGTATGCCAGAGGATACGGCGACTATGAGGAATCCGAAGATAGCGTCGAAGACATCGCTAATATCCAACGTGAATACACTTCACCCCTTGCCGATGTTGTCGGGATTCGCCACGCCCCGCCGATCAAAAACGGAAGTATAACGACAACGGAAACGATGGATAACCAACTTGAAAGGCTTGTCGATGATAGCGTTAAAGTTTCGATTACCGCAGACTTTCAAGCCCTTGACGATTACCCTTATTCCCAACCGCAAAACGGCGATGTAGTAACACTTGTTGATGACCGTATTAATTTCAACTCTGATATTCGCATCGTCGAAGTTGAAACCGAGCGAAACGCAAATGGGGATGTCATCAATCAAAACGTTACTTTCGGTAGCCATCGCTTACGGGAAAGGCATCGTTCCAATTTGCAAACGGCGGCAGATATGATTAGTGAATTGCAGGAAGGTCGAAAAACGTTGCCTTTCAGCTTTTTGGATGTGGCTACAAAGTTAGCGACAAACCTGCTACTTTCCGCAAATACGGAATTGATCTTTGATAACGGCATTATTGCTATCGACCCCGACGACCCGAACAATGTTGTCTTATTTAATTCAGCAGGGCTAGGCGTGAGCAATGATGGCGGGCAAGAATTTCAAAACGCGATAACAGGCGCGGGAATTGTTGCCGATGTGGTGACAGCAGGAACGTTGCAAGGGATAAATATAGACGGTGTGACCATTACAGGCTCAGAGATATTTCAAGAATCGAATGGGCGTTCATTGGCGCTTGCAAATGGTTATTTAGAAAGCTACACCAACGGCGATCTATCTATGACTTTCGGACAATATGAACTTGATTTTTATGATAGCGTCGATAACCATATCGGCAGTTTTGGACCTGCATGGGCGGCTAGTGACGACAGTGTAAGAGGTCTATCCCTAACCATTGAAGAAGATTTTTTCAGCATCGGAACAAGAAATCAAGGGCTGATAAGACCTGTATTCCGAACAAGTCGAGAGCAAAACACAACGATAGTATCAGGTCCGTATAACGGCGCGTTACAAGGTTCAAGCCTGGAATTGTACGCAAACCGCCGTCTAGTGTCTGGGGATGTTGACTACGACACAGACATGACAGGCATTGACCAACCTTCCATTATCATGGAGCAAGGTGAAAACGCAAACGACATGACCCAATATTACGGCGGCGCAAACCGAAGAAACGGCGCTGTATGGGAAGTGCGACACAGAAACAGGGATGATGGTTCAACGTTACGCATTCAAGCGCATGACAGCGGCGTAGATTTAGGCGGTACAGTCACAGGGGCGAGCATCCAAGCGCAGGAATACGTCACAAGTTCGTCACGAAATATAAAACGAAATATCGAGCCCTTCCAAGGTCAAGCATTAGACGAGATCAACAAGTTAGACATTATTCACTACGATTTAATTTCCGAGATCGAAGAAGGGAAAAATGTCAAGAAAACAGGAACAATAGCCGAGGAATCAGGCATTTTTGCTACCGAAGATAAGCAAGCAGTTCGCACAAATGAAGTAACGATGTACAACGTAAAGGCTACGCAAGAGTTAGATGAAAAATTGGAAATGATGAACAGCAAAATAGAAGAATTGGAAAAAAGATGCGCTGTTCTTGAAAAAGAAAATGAACGATTGAAAAATGAGGTGAAAAAGTGA
- a CDS encoding capsid assembly scaffolding protein Gp46 family protein has product MDLQFFNEGNQGDQGDQGQGDQGQGQQDDQKGAQGDSGQGKGEIFYSQSELDSAISKAVESALEKKQREFDKEKERIEQQAREQGEEYAQMNEKEKKEAEYKERLEKLENRENELNRKQLYNEVQSDLKDNGLPNSFADSLVALNDNDEIKKSIKAIKEKFDEAVTEGVKEQLRQTTPKDTSGNTESSNPFAKETLNLTEQGRLFKEEPERARQLQQAARR; this is encoded by the coding sequence ATGGACCTCCAATTTTTCAATGAAGGAAACCAGGGAGATCAAGGCGATCAAGGGCAAGGAGATCAAGGACAAGGGCAACAAGACGACCAGAAAGGCGCACAAGGCGACAGTGGACAAGGGAAAGGGGAAATATTCTATAGCCAGTCAGAACTTGATAGCGCCATTTCTAAAGCGGTAGAAAGCGCCCTTGAAAAGAAACAACGCGAGTTCGACAAAGAGAAAGAGCGCATTGAACAGCAAGCCAGAGAGCAAGGCGAAGAATACGCGCAAATGAATGAGAAAGAAAAGAAGGAAGCCGAGTACAAAGAACGGCTTGAAAAACTAGAAAACCGTGAAAATGAATTGAATCGCAAGCAACTGTACAACGAGGTGCAAAGCGATTTGAAAGATAACGGTTTACCCAATTCATTCGCTGATTCGTTAGTTGCTTTAAACGACAACGACGAAATCAAGAAATCAATCAAGGCGATCAAAGAGAAATTTGACGAAGCCGTGACCGAAGGTGTGAAAGAACAGCTACGACAAACAACACCGAAAGACACAAGCGGCAACACAGAATCTAGCAACCCATTCGCAAAAGAAACGCTGAACTTAACAGAACAAGGGCGCTTGTTCAAGGAAGAACCGGAGCGCGCCCGACAACTACAACAAGCGGCTAGGAGGTAG